One stretch of Streptococcus australis DNA includes these proteins:
- the folE gene encoding GTP cyclohydrolase I FolE — translation MDTQKIEAAVKMIIEAVGEDANREGLQETPARVARMYQEIFSGLGQTAEEHLSKSFEIIDDNMVVEKDIFFHTMCEHHFLPFYGRAHIAYIPDGRVAGLSKLARTVEVYSKKPQIQERLNIEVADALMDYLGAKGAFVVIEAEHMCMSMRGVRKPGTATLTIVARGLFETDKDLRDQAYRLMGL, via the coding sequence ATGGATACACAAAAAATTGAAGCGGCTGTAAAAATGATTATCGAGGCTGTTGGTGAGGATGCTAACCGCGAAGGATTACAAGAAACACCTGCTCGTGTAGCTCGTATGTACCAAGAGATTTTTTCAGGTCTTGGTCAAACTGCGGAGGAACATTTGTCAAAATCCTTTGAGATTATTGACGATAATATGGTGGTGGAGAAGGATATCTTTTTCCACACCATGTGTGAACACCACTTCTTGCCCTTCTATGGGAGAGCGCACATTGCCTATATTCCAGACGGTCGTGTGGCAGGCTTGTCCAAGCTAGCTCGTACGGTTGAAGTTTATTCGAAAAAGCCACAAATTCAAGAACGTTTGAATATTGAAGTGGCTGATGCCTTGATGGACTATCTGGGGGCTAAGGGAGCCTTTGTTGTGATTGAAGCGGAGCATATGTGTATGAGTATGCGTGGTGTTCGAAAACCAGGAACTGCAACTTTGACAATAGTTGCTCGTGGCCTATTTGAGACAGATAAGGATCTCCGAGATCAGGCTTATCGTCTTATGGGACTATAA